One Streptomyces sp. NBC_00223 genomic window carries:
- a CDS encoding sensor histidine kinase, translating into MRFRGTTIRRKIVALLLIPLVSLTAIWGFAATITGRAVLGRPNIQRIAANVVYPGEDAVSGLEQERKVALLYVANSRDSQARIAFDKQQRTTDAALAKLRTRINTSGIRSELDGLARERLDAFLGTAEGLTSLRQRIDNQRITRGDTYDAYNSLTDPAFKLFDDLDPLSSVRLDSQRRAVVDIGRAREAVSRQDAVMSAAISTGHLSEGELTDFTFAVGQERNYYKDDLGTLDADIRSPFEAYWRGTNGKALRSVQDAIIAAGLDSAPIIAAHLSWPSVAGTAFDDLGRLNATAQAQFTKQARPLATARIVEAAVAGGFGLIAVIASLVVSVRIGRGLIRDLTGLRREAQEVSGTRLPRVMRRLASGEQVDIETEVPRLQYADDEVGQVGKALNTLQRTAVEAAVRQADMRKGVSDVFVNLARRSQVLLHRQLTLLDAMERRTENAEELADLFRLDHMTTRMRRHAEGLVILSGAAPSRQWRKPVQLMDVVRAAVAEVEDYERIEVRRLPRLAVTGAAVADLTHLLAELIENAAVFSPPHTQVRLHGEPVANGFVLEIDDRGLGLTPDALLEANLRLAETPEFELSDTDRLGLFVVSRLAQRHGVRVSLRQSPYGGTTAVVLIPATLLSETGDDTGSTRLGESPQPRALQTAGDTEHTFRQWGLDAGGERHKEHAAHPDEPGALSDDDPELDGPVPLPRRRRSAPVLVSDRGRPVGERPQNSGAEEPSAPEPAAVRPQPQPLPPAQPVVHSVPPVQAVPSGPPQRRAQPPAGATTSGTGSVLPRRVRQASLAPQLRAEAAQDSAPKPPAANRERSADEVRDRMAALQRGWQRGREGASPDNTTDDPSTSVPRTTPEGTGR; encoded by the coding sequence ATGCGCTTTCGCGGTACGACGATCCGCCGGAAGATCGTGGCGCTGCTGCTGATCCCACTGGTGTCCCTGACCGCCATCTGGGGCTTCGCCGCCACCATCACCGGCCGTGCTGTGCTCGGCCGGCCGAACATTCAGCGAATAGCCGCCAATGTGGTCTATCCCGGTGAGGACGCGGTCAGCGGCCTGGAGCAGGAGCGCAAGGTCGCCCTGCTCTACGTGGCCAACAGCCGTGACTCACAGGCCCGGATCGCCTTCGACAAGCAGCAACGCACCACCGACGCGGCGTTGGCGAAACTCCGCACCCGGATCAACACCTCCGGTATCCGCAGCGAACTCGACGGACTGGCCCGGGAACGGCTCGACGCCTTCCTCGGCACCGCCGAGGGACTGACCTCGCTCCGCCAGCGGATCGACAACCAGCGGATCACCCGCGGCGACACCTACGACGCGTACAACTCGCTGACCGACCCGGCCTTCAAGCTCTTCGACGACCTCGACCCGCTGAGCAGTGTGCGACTGGACAGCCAGCGCCGGGCGGTCGTCGACATCGGCCGGGCGCGCGAGGCGGTCAGCCGGCAGGACGCCGTGATGTCCGCCGCGATCAGCACCGGCCACCTCAGCGAGGGCGAGCTGACGGACTTCACCTTCGCGGTCGGCCAGGAGCGCAACTACTACAAGGACGACCTCGGCACCCTCGACGCCGACATCCGCTCGCCCTTCGAGGCGTACTGGCGGGGCACCAACGGCAAGGCGCTGCGTTCGGTCCAGGACGCGATCATCGCGGCCGGCCTCGACAGCGCGCCGATCATCGCGGCCCACCTGTCCTGGCCCAGCGTCGCAGGCACGGCCTTCGACGACCTGGGCAGGCTGAACGCCACGGCCCAGGCGCAGTTCACCAAGCAGGCCCGCCCCCTGGCGACCGCGAGGATCGTCGAGGCGGCCGTGGCCGGCGGCTTCGGTCTGATCGCGGTGATCGCCTCACTGGTGGTGTCGGTACGCATCGGCCGCGGTCTGATCCGCGACCTGACCGGACTGCGCCGCGAGGCCCAGGAGGTCTCCGGCACCCGGCTGCCGCGCGTGATGCGGCGCCTCGCCTCGGGCGAACAGGTCGACATCGAGACCGAGGTGCCGCGCCTGCAGTACGCGGACGACGAGGTCGGCCAGGTCGGCAAGGCGCTCAACACCCTCCAGCGCACCGCGGTCGAGGCCGCGGTCCGCCAGGCCGACATGCGCAAGGGCGTCTCCGACGTCTTCGTCAACCTCGCCCGCCGCAGCCAGGTCCTGCTGCACCGCCAGCTGACCCTGCTGGACGCGATGGAGCGCAGGACCGAGAACGCCGAAGAGCTCGCCGACCTCTTCCGCCTCGACCACATGACCACCCGTATGCGGCGGCACGCCGAGGGTCTGGTCATCCTCTCCGGCGCCGCCCCCTCCCGGCAGTGGCGCAAGCCCGTCCAGCTGATGGACGTGGTCCGCGCGGCGGTCGCCGAGGTCGAGGACTACGAGCGGATCGAGGTACGGCGGCTGCCCAGGCTGGCCGTGACCGGCGCCGCCGTCGCCGACCTCACCCACCTGCTCGCCGAACTCATCGAGAACGCGGCCGTGTTCTCGCCCCCGCACACCCAAGTGCGGCTGCACGGCGAACCGGTTGCCAACGGCTTCGTGCTGGAGATCGACGACCGCGGCCTCGGCCTGACCCCGGACGCGCTGCTCGAAGCGAACCTCCGGCTGGCCGAGACCCCCGAGTTCGAGCTGTCCGACACCGACCGGCTCGGCCTGTTCGTGGTCAGCCGGCTGGCCCAGCGGCACGGCGTCCGGGTCTCGCTGCGGCAGTCCCCGTACGGCGGCACCACCGCGGTCGTCCTGATCCCGGCGACCCTGCTCTCCGAGACCGGCGACGACACCGGGTCCACCCGGCTCGGCGAGTCCCCCCAGCCGCGCGCGCTCCAGACGGCCGGGGACACCGAGCACACCTTCCGCCAGTGGGGCCTGGACGCCGGCGGTGAACGCCACAAGGAGCACGCGGCGCACCCCGACGAGCCCGGCGCGCTGTCCGACGACGATCCGGAGCTGGACGGCCCCGTGCCGCTGCCGCGCCGGCGCCGCAGCGCGCCCGTCCTGGTCTCCGACCGGGGCCGGCCGGTGGGCGAGCGCCCGCAGAACTCCGGCGCGGAGGAGCCCTCCGCACCGGAACCGGCCGCCGTACGGCCGCAGCCCCAGCCGCTGCCGCCCGCCCAGCCCGTCGTGCACTCCGTGCCGCCGGTCCAGGCGGTCCCGTCCGGCCCGCCGCAGCGGCGCGCCCAGCCGCCCGCCGGGGCGACGACCTCGGGCACCGGCAGCGTCCTTCCGCGCCGGGTCAGGCAGGCCAGCCTCGCACCGCAGCTGCGCGCCGAGGCCGCGCAGGACAGCGCTCCCAAGCCGCCCGCCGCGAACCGGGAACGCTCCGCGGACGAGGTGCGCGACCGGATGGCCGCGCTCCAGCGCGGCTGGCAGCGCGGCCGGGAGGGCGCGAGCCCGGACAACACCACAGACGACCCATCGACATCAGTACCGCGAACGACACCTGAGGGGACCGGTCGATGA